From the Syntrophomonadaceae bacterium genome, one window contains:
- a CDS encoding NERD domain-containing protein, producing MSRMIPPFYDERITSDGEKKFFHALQRLDADYTVLHSLGVAYHQEKIFGEIDFVILSKRGILCLEVKGGHVSRREGLWCFTGRYGVETQKSVGPFMQVFSNMQTLRKHIGKQFGVGDPVARCQYACGVVFPDMPFTQKGPDIIQEVVFDTRRSLDEIEKYFEEVFEYWKRELERKHGFSGGTLSGVNINRAESYLRGDFGFIPSLGYIVERTEEKLLALTREQMERLSMARDNRCILLRGGAGTGKTLLSFEQARRKALSGKRVLFLCFNRNLCLNLRSVAKKTEPHMGNLIIDTFHGFILEALESRGYQLSLHMAKEKYYYETVLPENFMKMCLDAPLANQYDTLVVDEGQDLLRYEYIMCMDIMIRGGFQGGNWHFCYDPNQNLYNPYMEEGLALIQGYQPALLTLDTNCRNTRPIGIYNTLLTGMKPERFFRVDGENVLREPYSDFSDERIRLLRAVKRLIGQGIRPGTILLLSRFRYENSCLKGENVFRDICSFQDITNLKPELLLDNSIKFSTVQSFKGLEATVVCVLDVEGFKDNEDRLINYTAISRATSLLYIFYNRRLEVEMEDMIADSAGLLELIEE from the coding sequence ATGAGCAGGATGATCCCGCCCTTTTATGATGAAAGAATAACCAGCGATGGGGAGAAGAAGTTCTTCCACGCTTTGCAGAGACTTGATGCGGACTATACCGTGCTTCACTCCCTTGGTGTTGCATATCACCAGGAAAAGATTTTTGGGGAGATAGACTTTGTAATTTTGAGCAAAAGAGGAATTCTCTGTCTTGAGGTTAAGGGAGGGCATGTTTCTCGTCGGGAAGGACTCTGGTGTTTCACCGGCAGATATGGAGTGGAGACTCAAAAGTCAGTCGGACCCTTCATGCAAGTTTTCTCCAATATGCAAACACTACGAAAGCATATCGGAAAGCAGTTTGGGGTTGGAGACCCGGTAGCCAGGTGTCAGTATGCTTGTGGCGTGGTATTCCCGGATATGCCTTTTACCCAGAAAGGGCCAGACATAATCCAGGAGGTAGTCTTCGATACCAGACGTTCTCTGGATGAAATTGAAAAGTATTTTGAGGAAGTATTTGAGTACTGGAAAAGGGAGCTGGAGAGAAAACACGGGTTTTCGGGTGGAACCCTCTCAGGGGTTAATATCAACAGAGCAGAGAGTTATTTGCGTGGTGACTTCGGCTTCATCCCCTCTCTGGGATATATTGTGGAACGTACCGAGGAAAAACTCCTTGCTTTAACAAGGGAACAGATGGAGCGACTATCAATGGCTAGGGACAACAGGTGTATTCTACTCAGAGGTGGTGCTGGAACAGGCAAGACCCTCCTGAGTTTTGAACAGGCCAGGAGAAAGGCTCTCAGTGGTAAAAGGGTATTATTCCTGTGTTTTAACCGGAATCTTTGCTTAAATCTCAGGTCAGTTGCCAAAAAGACCGAACCCCATATGGGGAACCTTATCATTGATACATTTCACGGGTTTATTTTGGAGGCGCTAGAATCAAGGGGCTATCAACTTTCATTGCACATGGCCAAAGAAAAGTATTATTACGAGACAGTCTTGCCCGAAAACTTCATGAAAATGTGTCTGGATGCACCTCTGGCAAACCAGTATGATACTCTGGTAGTCGATGAGGGACAGGACTTGCTGCGGTATGAGTATATAATGTGTATGGATATTATGATTAGGGGCGGATTTCAGGGGGGAAACTGGCACTTCTGTTACGACCCCAACCAGAACCTCTACAATCCCTACATGGAAGAGGGGCTGGCACTGATTCAGGGATACCAACCAGCCCTGTTAACGCTGGACACCAACTGCAGGAATACAAGACCGATAGGAATATACAATACCCTCTTAACTGGCATGAAACCTGAACGGTTCTTCCGGGTTGATGGTGAGAATGTGTTGAGGGAACCTTATTCCGATTTCAGTGATGAGAGGATCAGGTTGCTCAGAGCTGTAAAAAGGCTGATAGGGCAGGGAATAAGGCCCGGGACAATCCTGCTTCTTTCAAGGTTCAGGTATGAAAATTCCTGCCTGAAAGGTGAAAACGTTTTCCGAGACATCTGTAGTTTCCAGGACATAACTAACCTGAAACCTGAGCTGTTGCTTGATAACAGCATCAAGTTCAGCACAGTTCAAAGCTTCAAGGGACTTGAGGCTACAGTAGTATGTGTTCTTGATGTTGAAGGTTTCAAGGATAATGAGGACAGATTAATTAATTACACGGCAATTTCCAGAGCCACATCACTACTCTACATTTTTTATAACAGACGGTTGGAGGTTGAGATGGAAGACATGATTGCCGATTCAGCAGGTTTGCTGGAATTGATCGAAGAGTGA
- a CDS encoding DUF1998 domain-containing protein, translating into MTLTLQQYLGVDYFVVPPPSLTDLGLTTGYGIPAFRFPDWMYCPTCKRLAPGRKFGFVAKPRCERCRVRLVPSRFVVACKNGHLDDFPYEWWVHRGKCRGERQPELFIEMKGEKSTLESIIIRCSGCDMKCERSMAGSFGNEALKGMKCNKQRPWLRDRDPSSCDEVMRTMQRGATNLHFAVTSSALSIPPWSQQIQVELGKVWAKLRPLINDRNTFLNVVSAWNLPKKCGCTAVELLEEAKRKLDHGSLVVQKSWREILEGEYSAFLRGSADEKGEFKTKMAGVPEFAGDYVDEVVQVLRLREVLALRGFKRITNEWDIDDRSSFNLLSRDVKNWLPAIELRGEGIFLKLNQSKIQEWEDLPEVRQRYSYMLAHAERRSVVRIPNLSIRYVILHTLSHLLIRQLILQCGYSSASIKERIYSTFSDDNSLDMAGVLLYTASNDSEGSLGGLVREGEPARLDNTFRQMLEASSWCSADPLCIQSSGQGLEALNVAACHSCTLLPETSCEARNCFLDRAAIVGSLDNSSLGLFSPLLSKREV; encoded by the coding sequence TTGACGCTCACGTTGCAACAGTATCTGGGGGTTGATTACTTTGTTGTTCCGCCTCCCAGCCTTACTGATTTGGGGTTGACCACTGGTTACGGAATTCCGGCTTTTCGTTTCCCCGACTGGATGTACTGTCCAACCTGTAAGCGGCTTGCGCCAGGTCGAAAGTTCGGATTTGTTGCCAAACCCCGGTGTGAGAGATGTAGGGTTCGCCTTGTCCCCTCCCGTTTTGTTGTTGCCTGTAAAAATGGCCATCTGGATGATTTTCCCTACGAGTGGTGGGTACACAGAGGGAAATGCAGGGGAGAGAGGCAACCAGAGCTTTTTATTGAGATGAAGGGAGAAAAATCCACCCTCGAAAGTATTATTATCAGATGTTCTGGCTGTGATATGAAGTGTGAACGTAGTATGGCCGGTAGTTTCGGGAATGAGGCCCTTAAGGGCATGAAATGCAATAAGCAAAGACCTTGGCTAAGGGACAGAGATCCCTCCAGTTGTGATGAGGTAATGAGGACAATGCAGCGGGGGGCCACAAATCTTCACTTCGCGGTAACTTCCAGCGCACTGTCCATTCCTCCGTGGAGCCAGCAAATCCAGGTAGAACTCGGCAAGGTTTGGGCAAAACTAAGGCCGCTGATCAATGACCGTAACACCTTTCTCAATGTGGTCAGTGCCTGGAATTTACCCAAAAAGTGTGGGTGCACAGCGGTGGAATTGCTGGAAGAGGCCAAACGCAAACTGGATCATGGTAGTTTGGTAGTACAAAAGAGCTGGCGGGAAATCCTTGAAGGGGAGTACAGTGCTTTTCTCCGAGGCTCTGCCGATGAAAAGGGCGAGTTTAAAACAAAAATGGCAGGGGTGCCTGAATTTGCAGGGGATTATGTGGACGAGGTTGTGCAGGTCCTCCGATTGCGTGAGGTATTGGCGTTAAGGGGATTCAAGAGGATTACCAATGAGTGGGATATTGATGACAGATCATCATTTAACTTGTTAAGCCGTGATGTGAAGAACTGGTTGCCGGCAATTGAACTCAGGGGCGAGGGAATCTTCCTGAAACTAAATCAATCAAAAATACAGGAATGGGAAGATTTGCCAGAGGTTAGGCAGCGTTACAGCTACATGCTCGCGCATGCAGAAAGGCGTTCAGTGGTCAGGATCCCGAACCTGTCGATCAGATATGTTATCCTTCATACCCTTTCCCACCTTCTAATTAGACAACTGATACTGCAGTGCGGCTATTCCAGCGCCTCAATCAAGGAAAGGATCTACTCAACATTCAGTGATGACAATAGTTTGGACATGGCCGGAGTTCTGCTTTATACGGCTTCTAACGATTCTGAGGGTAGCCTTGGTGGTCTGGTCCGTGAGGGTGAACCTGCCAGGTTGGATAATACCTTTCGCCAAATGCTTGAAGCGTCAAGCTGGTGTTCAGCAGATCCGCTATGCATTCAATCTTCCGGCCAGGGGCTTGAAGCCCTTAATGTAGCAGCATGTCATTCCTGCACTCTCCTGCCTGAAACTAGCTGCGAGGCGAGAAACTGCTTCCTGGATCGGGCTGCCATTGTCGGATCGCTGGATAACAGCAGCCTTGGCCTTTTCAGCCCTCTTCTATCGAAAAGGGAGGTGTAG